In Agrobacterium vitis, one genomic interval encodes:
- a CDS encoding NnrU family protein encodes MANLVLALIFFVLTHSVPAIPSIKGRLVSRLGRTSYMVLYSILSLAGLLWIFVAFMEADDVALWMDRAWQAWLTLVLVPIGLYLVVCGLISPNPYSVTFRAGRKPGAIVSITRHPVLWGFFLWAFGHVFPNGEMRGVILFGGFSLFSLVGMAILDRRSRKTIDVASPKVGAATSVLPFAAILSGRARLRLDRDMAIALVLTAAGTFALLFAFHEVLFDVDPLLLALYGV; translated from the coding sequence ATGGCTAACCTGGTCCTTGCTTTGATTTTCTTTGTGTTGACCCATTCCGTCCCGGCAATACCCAGCATCAAAGGTCGGCTTGTGTCCCGTCTGGGTCGGACGAGCTATATGGTTCTTTATTCCATCCTGTCGCTGGCAGGCTTGCTGTGGATTTTCGTTGCCTTCATGGAGGCCGATGATGTGGCACTTTGGATGGACAGGGCCTGGCAAGCATGGTTGACGCTGGTACTCGTACCGATCGGCCTTTATCTGGTGGTGTGCGGATTGATCAGCCCCAATCCATATTCGGTGACCTTCAGGGCAGGGCGAAAGCCTGGAGCTATCGTTTCGATAACCCGTCATCCGGTTTTGTGGGGTTTTTTTCTCTGGGCTTTCGGTCATGTTTTCCCAAATGGTGAAATGCGTGGCGTTATTCTATTCGGCGGATTTTCGCTTTTCTCGCTGGTGGGAATGGCGATACTGGACCGCCGAAGCCGGAAAACTATTGACGTAGCCAGCCCGAAAGTGGGTGCCGCAACGTCAGTTTTGCCCTTCGCCGCCATTTTGTCTGGCCGTGCCAGATTGCGTCTGGACCGCGACATGGCGATCGCGCTTGTGCTGACCGCAGCCGGCACCTTCGCTTTGCTGTTTGCCTTCCATGAGGTGTTGTTCGATGTCGATCCTCTGCTGCTGGCGCTCTACGGGGTTTAA
- a CDS encoding pseudoazurin has translation MHIALKRLAALTIIGAISTASAFAADYEIHMLNKGADGTAMVFEPAALKIAPGDTVTFIPTDKAHSAEAITGLVPEGAEVFKGKINETVKVTFTQPGAYGIKCAPHVGMGMVAVVVVGDVPPANAAAFAASTLPKKAKDKLLAELDTLH, from the coding sequence ATGCATATCGCCTTGAAGCGCCTCGCCGCCCTGACCATCATCGGCGCGATCTCAACGGCATCCGCCTTCGCCGCTGATTACGAAATTCATATGCTGAACAAGGGCGCCGATGGCACAGCCATGGTATTCGAGCCCGCCGCGCTGAAAATCGCTCCTGGCGACACCGTAACCTTCATTCCAACCGACAAGGCCCACAGTGCCGAAGCCATTACCGGCCTGGTGCCTGAGGGTGCGGAGGTCTTCAAAGGCAAGATCAATGAAACTGTGAAGGTGACATTCACCCAACCCGGTGCTTACGGCATCAAATGCGCACCGCATGTTGGCATGGGCATGGTGGCTGTTGTGGTGGTCGGCGATGTGCCGCCCGCCAACGCTGCCGCCTTTGCAGCCTCCACCCTGCCCAAAAAAGCCAAGGACAAATTGCTGGCTGAACTGGATACCCTGCACTGA